Within Sinorhizobium sp. RAC02, the genomic segment GGAAAGTGCCACAGAAAGCAAACCGCCTTCCTTGGAAGGTAAGGGTGAAAGGGTGGGGTAAGAGCCCACCGCGGTCCTGGCAACAGGGCTGGCAAGGCAAACCCCACCGGGAGCAAAACCGAATAGGGATGACGCGAAACGCGCAAGCGTTTCAGCCCGTTTCCGGGCCGGTCATCCGGGTGGGTTGCAAGAGGCCGGGCGCAAGTCCGGTCCCAGATGAATGGCTGCCACGTTCCGGTGCAAACCGGGGCCATACAGAACCCGGCTTACAGGCCAACTGGCAAAAATCTTTCTCCGGAAGACGATTTTTTACGACGCTCTAATGCGCTGAATTCCTTGGGGTTCGCGCATGCCTTGCTGTGTGCTGAAACGCACGCGAGTGGTGTTTCACATCTTGCAAATACAAGGCGTTGGCAGGCCTTTCCTAACCTTTTGTTAAACTTAACGCCTTATAAACGTTTGACGGTCTGAACACGGGGGATGAGGTCTCTTCCCATTGACGCCCATATGGTCCCATGGTATCCCAAAATCACACTGCACGAGGACGCATGAGCGTCCGATCATCGCAAAGCTTTGAGGCAAACCGGCTGGGGACGGTGTGGCGCGAACGCGCTGCGTCAAGGCTGGTTCGTGCGCGTGGTGTTGTGTTGGATTTGCCCGGACGGATGCACAGCGTCGGGGTAGGGGAAACGGCTGTATCGTGTCATGAACCGGTTCCTGTCGAATGCGACGAACAGGATCGATGCCAAGGGAAGGGTTTCCGTTCCTTCGGCTTTTCGATCCGTCCTGTCGCAACGCGACATCCGGGAGCTGTACTGCTTCCAGGATTTCATGTTTCCGGCGATCAGCGTCGGTGGGCTGGATTTGCTCGATCGTTTCGAGCGCCAGATCGCCAGCGAGGATGCGTTTTCGCCGAAAGCCAATCGGATGTCGCTCCTCATTCACGGGGGCGGCGTCTTCATGAAGCTCGATTCGGAAGGGCGCCTGCCGGTCACGGATTTTATCCGGGACTATACGGGCATCACCACGGACGTGACCTTTGTCGGTCGGGCGGATCATTTTCAGCTCTGGGCACCGCAGGCATTCGAAGCCACGCAGGCGGCGGCCCGGGAAGAGTTCAGGTTGCGAGGTCTGGGCTCGGGGTAAGACGGAGAATCGGAATGACGGCGGATCTTGGCGGAGGGTTTTCTGATGCCGATGGCGGACCGGTCCGTCACATTCCGGTTCTTCTCTCCGAGGTCATCGCGGCGCTCGCGCCGAAACCCGGCCAGGTCATTCTTGACGGTACCTTCGGGGCAGGCGGCTACACATCCGCCATCCTCGCCGAAGGCGCAAACGTCATCGGGCTCGACCGTGATCCGAACGCCATTGCCGGCGGTCAGGAACTGGTCGAATCATCCGGCGGGCGTCTGACGCTCATCCATTCCCGCTTTTCCGAACTTGCCGAGCATGCACCCGCGGGCGGGCTCGATGGCGTCGTGCTCGATATCGGCGTTTCCTCCATGCAGATCGACGAGGCCGAGCGCGGTTTTTCGTTCCAGAAGAACGGCCCGCTCGACATGCGCATGTCCGCGTCCGGCGTTTCGGCAGCCGACGTGGTCAACCGCGCAAAAGTCTCCGACCTCATCCGCATCTTCGGCTTTCTCGGCGAAGAGAAGCAGGCCGGCCGCATCGCCCGCGCCATCGAGAAGGCGCGCGAGAAGGAATTCTTCACCACGACGCGCCAGCTTGCAAACCTCATCGAGCTGACGACGCCGCGCAAGGCCAAGGACAAGATCCACCCGGCGACCCGCGTCTTCCAGGCGCTGCGCGTTTTTGTCAACGATGAGCTGGGCGAACTCGCCGAGGCGTTGTTTGCCGCCGAGCGCGCGCTGAAGCCGGGCGGTCGTCTGGTCATTGTCAGCTTCCATTCGCTGGAAGATCGCATCGTCAAGAAATTCTTCCAGGATCGCTCCGGAAAGGCCGCCGGATCGCGCCATCTGCCGGAAGTGCACGATAAGGCCGCAACCTTCGCACCAGTCGGGCGCCCTATGGTGGCGGCCAGCGACGAGGAGAGTGCGGTCAATCCGCGTGCCCGATCCGCGAAGCTGAGGGCAGGCGAGCGCACCAGCGCCCCTGCCGGGACGGATGATCTGTCCATTTTCAACCTGCCCAACCTTGCCGCCCTTGAGAAGATGGGAAGCTGAGTGATGTTCCGTACCCTTGATGTCGTGATGATCGCCGTCATGACCGCAGCAGCCACCGTTACCTATTCGATCAAGCATCAGGCCGAGAACAAGCTTGAGGTGGTGCGCAAGCTCGATTCCGAGATCAAGCTCGAGGAAGACACGATCGATCTGCTCAAGGCCGACTGGGCGCTTCTCACCCAGCCGAACCGCCTGAACCGTCTCGTCAAGACCTTCGAAGCCGACCTGAAGCTCGTGCCGACCGAATCGACCCAGCTGGCGCAGCCGAACGAACTGCCGATGCCGATGGCCGAACTGCCGGCGCTGGAGCCCGAAAAGGACGGCAAGAAGGACGAGAAGGTCGCCAAGAACAAGAAGAAGGCCTCGGGCACGGACGCAATCCAAACCGGATCGGTGGCAAACTGATGTCGTTTCTCTCCCGCATCATGGACCTCAAAAGCAAGGCGCATTTCAGCGCCGGCGGCAACAACAACCGGACCGGCGCCAACGGGCAGGTCTTCGAAGGCACGCGCAAGCGCTCGGGCTCGCAGGCCCGCAGCCGCGTTGCCGTCATCATCTGCTGCTTCGGCATGGTCTATGCGGTCATCGGCGGCCGCCTCGTGCAATA encodes:
- the mraZ gene encoding division/cell wall cluster transcriptional repressor MraZ, with the protein product MNRFLSNATNRIDAKGRVSVPSAFRSVLSQRDIRELYCFQDFMFPAISVGGLDLLDRFERQIASEDAFSPKANRMSLLIHGGGVFMKLDSEGRLPVTDFIRDYTGITTDVTFVGRADHFQLWAPQAFEATQAAAREEFRLRGLGSG
- the rsmH gene encoding 16S rRNA (cytosine(1402)-N(4))-methyltransferase RsmH, whose amino-acid sequence is MTADLGGGFSDADGGPVRHIPVLLSEVIAALAPKPGQVILDGTFGAGGYTSAILAEGANVIGLDRDPNAIAGGQELVESSGGRLTLIHSRFSELAEHAPAGGLDGVVLDIGVSSMQIDEAERGFSFQKNGPLDMRMSASGVSAADVVNRAKVSDLIRIFGFLGEEKQAGRIARAIEKAREKEFFTTTRQLANLIELTTPRKAKDKIHPATRVFQALRVFVNDELGELAEALFAAERALKPGGRLVIVSFHSLEDRIVKKFFQDRSGKAAGSRHLPEVHDKAATFAPVGRPMVAASDEESAVNPRARSAKLRAGERTSAPAGTDDLSIFNLPNLAALEKMGS